Proteins encoded by one window of Kribbella flavida DSM 17836:
- a CDS encoding AI-2E family transporter: MAGDDRARLAAVEAAAREAKGAAEEAEAAAAEAEGSSVKADESADEAEVAAHEANSSAGNAETAADQALVSASRAVASASRARSSAVQAEVAADRSDRDDNVAGQLLMDERHPDDGMGRPGPPIRRSNPFVFGFFAALGVLVAWGLWNALGQARSVLILLVVSLFIAVGLNPLVEWFMRRGLNRGLSVGVVFLLMILAVAGVGFAIVPVVTDQINGLIRNAPEWLDLLTKSRTLNELNERYQFIQKAQDYVQDPALAQRAFGGILGVGKVVANALFSGFTILILTLYFLASLPSVKRAAYSLVPASRRTRVSILGDEVLGRVGGYVSGQFLVALCAGVVMFVFLQIVGLRDYAVALAIVVMFTAFIPMVGGLIGVVLVAAIGFTDGLWVGIACLAYGVIYQQVENYVVAPRIMRRAVDIPGAVTVIAALLGGALLGVVGALLAIPTAAAILLIVREVWVRKADAS; encoded by the coding sequence GTGGCCGGGGACGACCGGGCGCGGCTGGCGGCGGTGGAGGCTGCGGCTCGGGAGGCGAAGGGGGCGGCTGAGGAGGCCGAGGCCGCGGCCGCGGAGGCGGAAGGGTCCTCGGTGAAGGCTGACGAGTCGGCGGACGAGGCCGAAGTCGCCGCCCACGAGGCGAACAGCTCGGCCGGCAACGCGGAGACCGCGGCCGACCAGGCACTGGTCTCCGCCAGTCGGGCGGTCGCCTCGGCGAGTCGCGCCAGGTCGTCGGCGGTGCAGGCAGAAGTGGCCGCCGACCGGTCGGACCGCGACGACAACGTCGCCGGCCAGCTCCTGATGGACGAGCGCCACCCCGACGACGGCATGGGCCGGCCCGGTCCGCCGATCCGCCGGTCGAACCCGTTCGTGTTCGGCTTCTTCGCCGCGCTCGGCGTACTGGTCGCCTGGGGGCTGTGGAACGCGCTCGGCCAGGCCCGGTCGGTGCTCATCCTGCTGGTCGTCTCGTTGTTCATCGCGGTCGGCCTGAACCCGCTGGTCGAGTGGTTCATGCGCCGCGGGCTCAACCGCGGCCTGTCGGTCGGCGTGGTGTTCCTGCTGATGATCCTCGCGGTCGCCGGCGTCGGCTTCGCGATCGTGCCGGTGGTGACCGACCAGATCAACGGCCTGATCAGGAACGCCCCGGAATGGCTCGACCTGCTGACCAAGTCCAGGACGCTGAACGAGCTGAACGAGCGCTACCAGTTCATCCAGAAGGCCCAGGACTACGTCCAGGACCCGGCCCTGGCGCAGCGGGCGTTCGGCGGCATTCTCGGTGTCGGCAAGGTGGTCGCGAACGCGCTGTTCTCCGGCTTCACCATCCTGATCCTGACCCTGTACTTCCTGGCCTCGCTGCCGTCGGTGAAGCGCGCGGCGTACAGCCTGGTGCCGGCCAGTCGGCGGACCCGGGTCTCGATCCTCGGCGACGAGGTGCTCGGCCGGGTCGGCGGCTACGTCAGCGGCCAGTTCCTGGTGGCCCTGTGCGCCGGGGTCGTCATGTTCGTGTTCCTGCAGATCGTCGGCCTGCGCGACTACGCCGTGGCGCTGGCGATCGTGGTCATGTTCACCGCGTTCATCCCGATGGTCGGTGGCCTGATCGGCGTCGTGCTGGTCGCCGCGATCGGCTTCACCGACGGGCTCTGGGTCGGTATCGCCTGCCTGGCGTACGGCGTGATCTACCAGCAGGTCGAGAACTACGTGGTCGCACCGCGAATCATGCGCCGGGCGGTCGACATCCCCGGTGCGGTCACGGTGATCGCGGCGCTGCTCGGCGGTGCGCTGCTCGGCGTCGTCGGCGCGCTGCTGGCGATCCCGACCGCGGCCGCGATCCTGCTGATCGTGCGCGAGGTCTGGGTCCGCAAGGCCGACGCCTCCTGA
- a CDS encoding PIG-L deacetylase family protein — protein sequence MNRSVLAVGGHIGDMDLAAGPTLAKLVGEGANATIVALTPGERGHPRLSPAEYERQKVAEGEAFASAIGADFMVLGHSEGFLPDTDEVALELATIIREKQPDLVITHWRHSSQRDHEHAARLTERARYLADLPMEHELPRHAVRTLLHAEHAEDLRDFVPTAYVPIPDEAFYRWVGAIRHQAFARGETDGFRHIDYYTALMTMRGCQAGYPRACAVTDLSGPEITKLSGP from the coding sequence GTGAACAGATCCGTCCTGGCCGTCGGCGGCCACATCGGGGACATGGACCTGGCGGCCGGTCCGACGCTGGCCAAGCTCGTCGGAGAAGGCGCGAACGCCACGATCGTCGCGCTGACGCCGGGGGAGCGCGGGCACCCGCGGCTGTCGCCGGCGGAGTACGAGCGGCAGAAGGTCGCCGAGGGTGAGGCGTTCGCGAGCGCGATCGGTGCCGACTTCATGGTGCTCGGGCACAGCGAGGGCTTCCTGCCGGACACCGACGAGGTGGCGCTCGAACTGGCCACGATCATCCGCGAGAAGCAGCCGGACCTGGTGATCACGCACTGGCGGCACAGCAGCCAGCGCGACCACGAGCACGCCGCGCGGCTCACCGAGCGGGCGCGCTACCTGGCCGACCTGCCGATGGAGCACGAACTGCCGCGGCACGCCGTCCGGACCCTGCTGCACGCCGAGCACGCCGAGGACCTGCGCGACTTCGTGCCCACGGCGTACGTGCCGATCCCGGACGAGGCGTTCTACCGCTGGGTGGGCGCGATCCGGCACCAGGCCTTCGCCCGCGGCGAGACCGACGGGTTCCGGCACATCGACTACTACACCGCGCTGATGACGATGCGCGGCTGCCAGGCCGGCTACCCCCGGGCCTGCGCGGTCACCGATCTCAGCGGTCCGGAGATCACCAAACTCTCCGGGCCGTGA
- a CDS encoding alpha/beta fold hydrolase, whose translation MKLPVTSYGESGTPVVVMHGLFGSGRNWMTAARRLASAHRVFAFDLRNHGTSPHVPTMSYPELADDVRETVEGLGVGPVALVGHSMGGKAAMLTALTHPEVVERLVVVDAAPVSYPPQFEKYARAMRTADLSAVQRRAQVDEQLVDAVPSPGTRAFLLQNLVLDEAGARWRPNLDVIEAAIPQLSAWPEDVTGSYAGPTLFVYGGKSDYVQQDHQALIQGYFPQVRYEVVAEAGHWVHAERLDDFLAVVTPFLA comes from the coding sequence ATGAAGCTGCCCGTCACGTCGTACGGCGAGAGCGGTACGCCGGTCGTGGTGATGCACGGCCTGTTCGGTTCCGGCCGGAACTGGATGACAGCCGCTCGCCGGCTGGCCTCGGCGCACCGCGTGTTCGCGTTCGACCTGCGCAACCACGGCACCTCGCCGCACGTGCCGACGATGAGCTACCCGGAGCTGGCCGACGACGTCCGGGAGACGGTCGAGGGCCTCGGCGTCGGTCCGGTCGCGCTGGTCGGGCACTCGATGGGCGGCAAGGCCGCGATGCTGACCGCGCTCACCCATCCCGAGGTGGTCGAGCGGCTGGTCGTCGTGGACGCGGCGCCGGTTTCGTACCCGCCGCAGTTCGAGAAGTACGCCCGGGCGATGCGCACCGCCGACCTGTCGGCCGTCCAGCGCCGGGCGCAGGTGGACGAGCAGTTGGTCGACGCCGTGCCGTCGCCGGGAACGCGGGCGTTCCTGCTCCAGAACCTGGTCCTGGACGAGGCCGGCGCTCGCTGGCGGCCCAACCTCGACGTCATCGAGGCGGCGATCCCGCAGCTGTCGGCCTGGCCGGAGGACGTCACCGGCTCGTACGCCGGACCGACGCTGTTCGTGTACGGCGGCAAGTCGGACTACGTGCAGCAGGACCACCAGGCCCTGATCCAGGGCTACTTCCCGCAGGTCCGGTACGAGGTGGTCGCCGAGGCCGGGCACTGGGTGCACGCCGAGCGGCTGGACGACTTCCTCGCCGTGGTCACGCCGTTCCTGGCCTGA
- a CDS encoding M28 family peptidase, with amino-acid sequence MTESSGLSRRGLLGAVAGVTAATALPALPAWAADDQRPGAIRPPALDKYDRQIVKGISSERALEHLRVLSEKIGPRIGGTVSEKRAADYLAGQLDRFGYRTRLEPFPVADKFTAEIGDVRNLLPNDICWQAGAAPGGKLNVTVQGPVRDVGPATAPVWPADVAGAVVLADDTAAARPAFVAEAAARGAVAVILLPADLVFPRRASAFSPSGLTDAPIPVIGVAQVQKRLLREALAVTTSLPLSITTTAHRGLISNNVIGERRGRGSNSPIVMVSGHYDTVIGAPGANDDGSGTVLTLELARVLAKLPTEATLRFALWGSEEQGLIGSRYHVAQLAQDQRDRYRAVFQNDMVATSWDPAIVYWLLSFTGLANTATDAVRASGQRLGYEPQMVGPVTRGASDHQSFQEVGIAAANFSWRGEASPALLEPPYHSPEDTIDKNISLERLQVSMELIGTAAYSVARRA; translated from the coding sequence ATGACCGAATCGTCCGGTTTGAGCCGTCGCGGCCTACTCGGAGCCGTCGCCGGCGTGACCGCCGCCACCGCCCTGCCCGCTCTACCCGCCTGGGCGGCGGACGACCAGCGTCCGGGCGCGATCCGCCCGCCGGCGCTGGACAAGTACGACCGTCAGATCGTGAAGGGCATCTCCTCGGAGCGGGCCCTGGAGCACCTCCGGGTGCTGTCGGAGAAGATCGGCCCGCGGATCGGCGGCACGGTCAGCGAGAAGCGCGCGGCCGACTACCTCGCCGGGCAGCTGGACCGGTTCGGCTACCGGACCCGGCTCGAGCCGTTCCCGGTCGCCGACAAGTTCACCGCCGAGATCGGCGACGTGCGCAACCTGCTGCCGAACGACATCTGCTGGCAGGCCGGCGCCGCTCCGGGCGGCAAGCTCAACGTGACCGTGCAGGGCCCGGTCCGCGACGTCGGCCCGGCGACCGCGCCGGTCTGGCCGGCCGACGTGGCCGGCGCTGTCGTGCTGGCCGACGACACCGCGGCCGCCCGGCCCGCGTTCGTCGCCGAGGCGGCGGCGCGCGGTGCGGTCGCGGTCATCCTGCTGCCGGCCGACCTGGTCTTCCCGCGGCGGGCGTCCGCGTTCTCGCCGAGCGGGCTCACCGACGCGCCGATCCCGGTGATCGGGGTCGCGCAGGTGCAGAAGCGGCTGCTGCGCGAGGCGCTGGCGGTGACCACCTCGCTGCCGCTGTCGATCACCACGACCGCGCACCGCGGCCTGATCTCGAACAACGTGATCGGCGAACGCCGCGGCCGGGGCAGCAACTCGCCGATCGTGATGGTGAGCGGCCACTACGACACCGTGATCGGCGCGCCCGGGGCGAACGACGACGGCTCCGGCACGGTGCTGACGCTGGAGCTGGCCCGGGTGCTGGCGAAGCTGCCGACCGAGGCGACGCTGCGGTTCGCGTTGTGGGGTTCGGAGGAGCAGGGCCTGATCGGGTCGCGCTACCACGTGGCGCAGCTCGCGCAGGACCAGCGCGACCGGTACCGGGCCGTGTTCCAGAACGACATGGTCGCGACCAGCTGGGACCCGGCGATCGTCTACTGGCTGCTGTCGTTCACCGGACTGGCGAACACCGCGACGGACGCCGTGCGGGCGTCCGGGCAGCGACTGGGCTACGAGCCGCAGATGGTCGGGCCGGTGACCCGCGGGGCCAGCGACCACCAGTCGTTCCAGGAGGTCGGCATCGCCGCCGCGAACTTCTCCTGGCGCGGCGAGGCGTCGCCGGCGCTGCTCGAGCCGCCGTACCACTCGCCGGAGGACACGATCGACAAGAACATCAGCCTGGAGCGTCTCCAGGTGTCGATGGAACTGATCGGCACCGCCGCGTACTCCGTGGCCCGGCGCGCCTGA
- a CDS encoding fatty acid desaturase family protein: MAQPVALAPTPRTKRGSDFAPLLRQVKQAGLLERRTASYVIAIGVNIALIAATWAGIVLLGNSWLQLLLAVPLAVLTTRAAFFGHDAGHQQIGSSRKVHDLIGLLHGNLLCGMSYGWWNDKHNRHHANPNHTDKDPDVGEGVLVWTLEQAEGRTGLYGWLSRHQAKIFFPLLTLEGINLKVSSALFLVGRRRRHDARVELLLMAAHLALYFTALFLIMSPGKAIAFAALHHALFGLHLGSVFAPNHKGMEMPDDDSDWGHLEKQVLTSRNVNGSLVTDWMMGGLNYQIEHHLFPSMPRANLRFAQPMVQAYCAQIGMPYLSTGLVESYRMGLGHLHEVGSELRADQAKEKNSAS; the protein is encoded by the coding sequence ATGGCTCAGCCCGTTGCGCTTGCCCCCACTCCGCGGACGAAACGCGGCAGCGACTTCGCCCCGCTGCTCCGGCAGGTCAAGCAGGCCGGCCTGCTGGAACGCCGGACCGCGTCGTACGTGATCGCGATCGGCGTGAACATCGCCCTGATCGCCGCGACCTGGGCGGGCATCGTGCTGCTGGGCAACTCGTGGCTGCAACTGCTGCTCGCGGTGCCGCTGGCCGTGCTGACCACTCGCGCGGCGTTTTTCGGGCACGACGCGGGTCACCAGCAGATCGGCAGCTCGCGCAAGGTGCACGACCTGATCGGGCTGCTGCACGGCAACCTGCTCTGCGGCATGAGCTACGGCTGGTGGAACGACAAGCACAACCGGCACCACGCGAACCCGAACCACACCGACAAGGACCCGGACGTCGGCGAGGGCGTCCTGGTCTGGACGCTGGAGCAGGCCGAGGGCCGGACCGGCCTGTACGGCTGGCTGAGCCGGCACCAGGCGAAGATCTTCTTCCCGCTGCTCACCCTCGAGGGCATCAACCTGAAGGTGTCGAGCGCACTGTTCCTGGTCGGCCGTCGCCGCCGGCACGACGCCCGCGTCGAGCTGCTGCTGATGGCCGCGCACCTGGCGCTGTACTTCACCGCGCTGTTCCTGATCATGTCGCCGGGCAAGGCGATCGCCTTCGCCGCGCTGCATCACGCGCTGTTCGGGCTGCACCTGGGCAGCGTGTTCGCGCCCAACCACAAGGGCATGGAGATGCCCGACGACGACAGCGACTGGGGTCACCTGGAGAAGCAGGTGCTGACCTCGCGCAACGTCAACGGCAGCCTGGTCACCGACTGGATGATGGGCGGCCTGAACTACCAGATCGAGCACCACCTGTTCCCGAGCATGCCGCGGGCCAACCTGCGCTTCGCCCAGCCGATGGTGCAGGCCTACTGCGCCCAGATCGGGATGCCGTACCTGAGCACCGGGCTGGTCGAGTCGTACCGGATGGGACTGGGGCACCTGCACGAGGTCGGCAGCGAGCTGCGCGCCGACCAGGCGAAGGAGAAAAATTCCGCGAGCTGA